Proteins found in one Triticum aestivum cultivar Chinese Spring chromosome 4D, IWGSC CS RefSeq v2.1, whole genome shotgun sequence genomic segment:
- the LOC123096535 gene encoding probable arabinosyltransferase ARAD1, giving the protein MAPPRARALLLPLAAATVLVASTIFLFAAAGASRWRPADTGLPVPATPADFSAVPIGVSVTSAAKGKELSFLDENGRPDDPSSGSAAAAEPGRCDPRDAAVRVFVYDMPPEFHFGLLGWAPPPGNGGGVWPDVRGGTVPRYPGGLNQQHSVEYWLTLDLLASSSAAPCGPAVRVADSRDADVIFVPFFASLSYNRHSKAVPPEKVSRDMSLQEKLVRYLVAQPEWKRSGGADHVVVAHHPNSLLHARSALFPAVFVLSDFGRYHPRVASLEKDLIAPYRHMAKTFVNDTAGFDDRPTLLYFRGAIYRKEGGNIRQELYNMLKDENDVFFSFGSVQDHGVSKASQGMHSSKFCLNIAGDTPSSNRLFDAIVSHCVPVIISDDIELPYEDILDYSKFSIFVRSSDAIKKGYLMRLIKGINKHRWTRMWKRLKEVDKHFEYQFPSHKDDAVQMIWQALARKVPSIRLKAHRFRRSSRSERGSK; this is encoded by the exons ATGGCGCCGCCCCGTGCTCGCGCCCTCCTCCTGCCGCTAGCGGCGGCCACCGTCCTAGTCGCCTCCACCATCTtcctcttcgccgccgccggcgccagcCGCTGGCGCCCCGCCGACACCGGCCTCCCCGTCCCGGCCACCCCCGCCGACTTCTCGGCCGTCCCTATCGGTGTGAGTGTAACATCCGCCGCCAAGGGTAAAGAGCTCTCCTTCCTTGATGAGAATGGCCGCCCCGACGACCCCAGCTCCGGCTCGGCGGCGGCTGCTGAACCTGGGAGATGCGACCCCCGCGACGCTGCCGTCAGGGTGTTCGTTTACGACATGCCGCCGGAGTTCCACTTCGGGCTGCTCGGCTGGGCGCCACCTCCCGGGAACGGCGGCGGCGTCTGGCCTGACGTCAGGGGCGGCACAGTCCCGCGCTACCCCGGTGGGCTTAACCAGCAGCACAGCGTGGAGTACTGGCTCACGCTGGACCTCCTGGCATCCTCGTCAGCAGCACCGTGCGGTCCGGCGGTGAGGGTTGCCGACTCTCGTGATGCGGACGTGATCTTCGTCCCCTTCTTCGCGTCCCTCAGCTACAACCGCCACTCCAAGGCCGTGCCGCCGGAGAAGGTAAGCAGAGACATGTCCCTACAGGAGAAGCTCGTCAGGTATCTGGTGGCGCAGCCGGAGTGGAAGAGGTCCGGCGGTGCCGACCATGTCGTCGTTGCGCACCACCCCAACAGCTTGCTCCACGCCCGATCGGCGCTGTTCCCAGCAGTGTTCGTGCTGTCTGACTTCGGGAGGTACCACCCCAGGGTTGCCAGCTTGGAGAAGGATCTCATTGCGCCATACCGACATATGGCGAAGACATTTGTGAATGACACGGCCGGGTTTGATGATCGGCCAACATTGTTATACTTCCGGGGAGCCATTTACAGGAAGGAG GGAGGAAACATTCGGCAGGAACTATATAATATGCTCAAAGACGAGAATGATGTTTTCTTTTCCTTCGGAAGCGTCCAGGATCATGGTGTCAGCAAAGCCAGCCAGGGAATGCACTCATCAAAGTTTTGCCTAAACATTGCCGGGGATACCCCGTCTTCCAATCGTCTCTTTGACGCTATAGTAAGCCACTGTGTCCCTGTTATCATAAGTGACGACATCGAGCTCCCCTACGAGGATATCCTAGACTATTCAAAGTTCTCCATCTTTGTCCGTTCCTCTGATGCTATTAAAAAGGGCTACTTGATGAGGCTAATTAAAGGCATAAACAAGCATCGATGGACAAGGATGTGGAAGAGGCTCAAAGAAGTGGATAAACATTTTGAGTACCAATTCCCATCTCATAAGGATGATGCGGTTCAGATGATCTGGCAAGCATTGGCCAGGAAGGTGCCGTCGATCCGACTGAAGGCACATAGGTTTAGAAGATCTTCAAGATCTGAAAGAGGAAGCAAATAA
- the LOC123096534 gene encoding 40S ribosomal protein S16 → MAAVLTRPTPGTVQCFGRKKTAVAVAYCKPGRGLIKVNGAPIELIRPEMLRLKAFEPILLAGRSRFKDIDMRIRVRGGGKTSQIYSIRQAIAKSLVAYYQKYVDEAAKKEVKEIFGRYDRTLLVADPRRCEPKKFGGRGARARFQKSYR, encoded by the coding sequence ATGGCAGCCGTTCTCACCCGCCCTACGCCGGGCACCGTCCAGTGCTTTGGCCGGAAGAAGACCGCCGTCGCCGTGGCCTACTGCAAGCCCGGGCGCGGCCTCATCAAGGTCAACGGCGCGCCGATCGAGCTCATCCGCCCCGAGATGCTCCGCCTGAAGGCCTTCGAGCCGATCCTGCTCGCCGGCAGGTCCCGCTTCAAGGACATCGACATGCGTATCCGCGTCCGCGGCGGAGGGAAGACGAGCCAGATCTACTCCATACGCCAGGCCATCGCCAAGTCTCTCGTCGCCTACTACCAGAAGTACGTcgacgaggcggccaagaaggagGTGAAGGAGATCTTCGGCCGCTACGACCGGACGCTCCTCGTCGCCGATCCACGCCGCTGCGAGCCCAAGAAGTTTGGCGGTCGCGGTGCCCGCGCGCGTTTCCAGAAGTCGTACCGTTGA